The DNA segment GGACCTGGGTGTCGACCTGGGAGTGGGGCTGGGCCCCCTTCCACTATGGCCGCTGGCTCCATCACCCCCGTTTCGGCTGGATCTGGAAGCCCGGCTCTGTCTGGGCCCCCGCCTGGGTCGAGTGGCGCTTCGGTGGCGGCTGGATCGGCTGGGCTCCCCTACCCCCGGGAGCGCGCTGGAATGACGGCCTGCACTGGTCCGCCGGCATTTCCATCGGGATCGACGGGTGGATCTTCGTGCCGGACCGGCACTTCACCACCCTGCAACTGCGCGAGCACATTCTCCCGGGTTCCCGCGACGCCGGCCTCCTGGACCGCACGCGGGTTGTCACCCGATTCGAGACAGCGGAGCGCGGATCGGTCCGGGACCGAGGTCTCGATCCCGGTGTCTTCGAACGCCAGACCGGCGTCACCGTTCCAAGAGTGAAGATCGAGGAGCGGCAGAATCCGCCTCCCACCGCGGCACCTCGTCCCCGGGACGGCCGCCTCGAAGTCTACCGCCCGCCTCTAGAACAGAAGCCCGGCGGTGACCGCAAACCGGCGCGGAAGAAGCCCGGCCGCGGCAGAGGCTGAGCCTGAAGAGCCTGGGGTCTCAAAGCCGTAAACCCTGCGGCTTCGGGGCCCCGGGCTGTTAGCCTCCCGACTGTACCCTGGAGCACTGCATTTCGGGAGCGCCGTAACCCCATTGGATGCG comes from the Acidobacteriota bacterium genome and includes:
- a CDS encoding DUF6600 domain-containing protein; its protein translation is MSYKSIRRVWRTRNLDPRLKLLSLGLLVLVILSSISCVAAVRSSSPGPVRTQVDVVFWDSLAPFGTWEWIEVHGWIWIPNDLPVGWHPYTYGHWVYSSYGWTWVSTWEWGWAPFHYGRWLHHPRFGWIWKPGSVWAPAWVEWRFGGGWIGWAPLPPGARWNDGLHWSAGISIGIDGWIFVPDRHFTTLQLREHILPGSRDAGLLDRTRVVTRFETAERGSVRDRGLDPGVFERQTGVTVPRVKIEERQNPPPTAAPRPRDGRLEVYRPPLEQKPGGDRKPARKKPGRGRG